One Methylosinus sp. C49 DNA segment encodes these proteins:
- a CDS encoding DUF1190 domain-containing protein, giving the protein MEPRRRPLGRGRRASHILLFFAAIASVCLVAPRVVAGTSYLFATAEACIASGRFSRQGCAHAFGNSLIELRERMARFSTRWKCEAKYRLCEKDAGAEEAYRPALLGVEIMTGGEPKVTPILAVETPPRTFTAQPISRAIEPTPHFAVGFAPILPAGRFHAKAKVAAEEASRSVDEEIVDIDAPPPREDVGPARRESSAARRQRLRAAPFVE; this is encoded by the coding sequence ATGGAGCCGAGGCGCCGCCCCCTCGGCAGGGGCCGGCGCGCGTCTCATATTTTGCTTTTTTTCGCGGCGATCGCGTCCGTTTGTCTCGTCGCGCCGCGCGTTGTGGCGGGAACGTCATATTTATTCGCTACGGCGGAGGCCTGCATCGCTTCCGGGCGATTCTCGCGACAGGGCTGCGCGCATGCATTCGGCAATTCGCTGATCGAATTGCGCGAGCGCATGGCGCGTTTCTCGACGCGGTGGAAATGCGAAGCGAAGTATCGTCTATGCGAGAAAGACGCGGGCGCCGAGGAGGCCTATCGGCCGGCATTGCTCGGCGTCGAGATCATGACCGGCGGCGAGCCGAAGGTTACGCCGATCCTCGCGGTGGAGACGCCTCCGCGCACATTCACGGCGCAGCCGATCTCCCGCGCGATCGAGCCCACGCCGCATTTCGCGGTAGGTTTCGCGCCCATCCTGCCAGCCGGACGCTTTCACGCGAAAGCGAAGGTCGCGGCGGAGGAAGCCTCGCGGAGCGTGGACGAGGAGATCGTCGATATCGACGCGCCGCCGCCGCGCGAGGATGTCGGCCCGGCGCGGCGCGAATCCTCCGCGGCGCGGCGCCAGCGTCTGCGTGCGGCGCCCTTCGTCGAGTGA
- a CDS encoding heme-binding protein, whose protein sequence is MLKKLAQASAFALISASSASADAWLSRQNACSKLPSWQELHDKLQSVITQGGNSGLGFNMWATIVANDGTVCAVAFSGADYKGQWLASRVISAQKANTANGLSLAKGVTPASSAFGTRGLALATANLYSAVQPGGSLFGLQFSNPVDPDVAYLQQNGQPNDPGTFGKFNDPLVGRPIGGVNVFGGGLGLYDKGGVKVGGVGVSGDTSCTDHFVAWKLRSLLKLDRLGETSAGAGDGVAGVNADPKRPDNIVFDITAGVSASGWGHPKCDGGLVPTSLPPVRPLN, encoded by the coding sequence ATGCTGAAGAAACTCGCTCAGGCGAGCGCTTTCGCGCTCATCTCTGCTTCGAGCGCCTCGGCCGATGCATGGTTGTCGCGTCAGAACGCCTGCAGCAAATTGCCGTCGTGGCAGGAGCTTCACGACAAGCTGCAGTCCGTTATCACGCAGGGCGGCAATAGCGGCCTCGGTTTCAACATGTGGGCGACGATCGTCGCCAATGACGGAACTGTCTGCGCCGTCGCCTTTTCGGGCGCCGACTATAAAGGCCAATGGCTGGCGAGCCGCGTGATCTCGGCGCAAAAGGCCAATACAGCGAATGGCCTCAGCCTTGCCAAGGGCGTCACGCCGGCGAGCTCCGCATTCGGAACGCGGGGCCTCGCTCTGGCGACCGCCAATCTCTATTCGGCTGTTCAGCCCGGCGGCAGCCTGTTCGGCCTGCAGTTCAGCAATCCCGTCGATCCCGATGTCGCCTATCTTCAGCAGAACGGCCAGCCCAATGATCCCGGGACCTTCGGCAAGTTCAATGATCCGCTGGTCGGCCGTCCCATCGGCGGCGTCAATGTGTTCGGCGGCGGTCTCGGCCTTTACGACAAGGGCGGCGTCAAGGTCGGCGGCGTCGGCGTGAGCGGCGACACGTCCTGCACGGACCATTTCGTCGCGTGGAAGCTGCGCAGCCTTCTCAAGCTCGATCGCCTGGGTGAGACGTCCGCGGGCGCGGGCGATGGCGTCGCGGGCGTGAACGCGGATCCGAAGCGTCCCGACAATATCGTGTTCGACATAACGGCGGGAGTGAGCGCGAGCGGCTGGGGCCATCCCAAATGCGACGGCGGGCTCGTCCCGACCTCGCTGCCGCCCGTCCGGCCTTTGAACTGA
- a CDS encoding PilN domain-containing protein, which yields MSSSIWRRELFEGSLGSSASRAWSWYRGEFFALFAPATLAWLLDRGERRLLLRVGHGLSPLQLLSADGQPLAEPVSAEELSRVSIDEALERRGAARAATKIVVEIPREAFFVRRFDAPLAAQSDLPRLLAAEVERKTPFLLADIVHGHIVQPHSQSPGKLVVEQWILRRDLLPALLDGSGLSIDDLDIVQPALEGAALVPALALGRAAEAPHRERAAALILAVVAIVFLIIGVGVTLWRQDNDAAALDVEIAEVSRRAADARNLAEQAASESRLLATLRGERAKYPAFADLWEEVSRLLPDGAFVSDMRLVEAREGERSIEIVGLADSAASLPALFDRSTLFADAKLTAPITPDPIEKRETFSLQAKVRRNP from the coding sequence ATGTCGTCGTCCATCTGGCGTAGAGAGCTCTTCGAAGGCTCGCTCGGGAGTTCCGCCAGCCGCGCGTGGAGCTGGTATCGCGGCGAATTTTTTGCGCTATTCGCTCCGGCGACGCTCGCATGGCTGCTCGATCGCGGCGAGCGGCGCCTGCTGTTGCGCGTCGGGCATGGGCTCTCGCCGCTGCAATTGCTCTCCGCCGATGGCCAGCCGCTCGCCGAGCCCGTCTCGGCGGAAGAGCTGTCGCGCGTCTCGATCGACGAAGCGCTGGAGCGGCGCGGCGCGGCGCGCGCGGCGACGAAGATCGTCGTGGAAATTCCGCGCGAGGCGTTTTTCGTTCGACGCTTCGACGCGCCGCTCGCCGCGCAGTCCGATCTGCCGCGTCTTCTCGCGGCGGAAGTGGAGCGCAAGACGCCCTTCCTGCTCGCCGATATCGTGCATGGCCATATCGTCCAGCCGCATTCGCAATCGCCCGGCAAGCTCGTCGTCGAGCAATGGATTTTACGCCGCGATCTGTTGCCGGCTCTTCTCGACGGCTCGGGCCTGTCCATCGACGATCTCGACATAGTGCAGCCGGCGCTCGAGGGCGCCGCGCTCGTTCCCGCGCTCGCGCTCGGCCGCGCGGCGGAGGCGCCGCATCGGGAGCGCGCCGCGGCGCTGATCCTCGCCGTCGTCGCCATTGTCTTTCTTATCATCGGCGTCGGCGTCACGCTCTGGCGGCAGGACAATGACGCGGCGGCGCTCGATGTCGAAATCGCCGAAGTGTCGCGCCGCGCCGCAGATGCGCGCAATCTCGCCGAGCAGGCCGCCTCCGAGAGTCGCCTCCTCGCCACGCTGCGCGGGGAGCGCGCGAAATATCCGGCCTTCGCCGATCTCTGGGAGGAGGTCTCGCGCCTTCTGCCGGATGGCGCTTTCGTTTCCGATATGCGTCTCGTCGAGGCGCGCGAGGGCGAGCGCTCCATCGAGATCGTCGGCCTCGCCGATTCCGCCGCGAGCCTTCCCGCGCTGTTCGATCGCTCCACGCTTTTCGCGGACGCCAAGCTGACTGCGCCGATCACGCCCGATCCGATCGAGAAGCGCGAGACCTTCTCGCTGCAGGCCAAAGTGAGACGCAATCCATGA
- the gspM gene encoding type II secretion system protein GspM — protein MALSPTSLSHHPQWSRRALFLGANALAALLLYFIFVEPLRALLGERAEGIVDRRATLARYAAVATQEKVVRLYAQQVAESNAQGELLSGATEGVVDANLQALLKAAADRSGAMVSSIRMLPAKTVNGASLVGARLDVSGSIESLHALVRSLESETPLLLVLTASLRRQMPVWGAQAANDGMLAAQFDVFGGASKERS, from the coding sequence ATGGCGCTGAGCCCGACATCCCTCTCGCATCATCCGCAATGGTCGCGGCGCGCGCTGTTCTTGGGCGCCAATGCGCTGGCGGCGCTGCTGCTCTATTTCATTTTCGTCGAGCCGCTGCGCGCCTTGCTCGGCGAGCGCGCCGAGGGAATCGTCGATCGGCGCGCCACGCTCGCGCGCTATGCGGCCGTCGCCACGCAGGAGAAGGTGGTGCGGCTCTATGCGCAGCAGGTGGCGGAGAGCAATGCGCAGGGTGAATTGCTCTCCGGCGCGACCGAAGGCGTCGTCGACGCCAATCTGCAAGCGCTGCTGAAGGCCGCGGCGGATCGATCCGGCGCCATGGTGAGCTCGATTCGCATGTTGCCCGCCAAGACGGTGAATGGCGCGTCGCTGGTCGGCGCGCGGCTCGATGTGAGCGGCTCGATCGAATCGCTACATGCGCTGGTCCGCTCGCTCGAGAGCGAGACTCCGCTGCTGCTGGTGCTGACGGCGTCGCTGCGTCGTCAAATGCCGGTCTGGGGCGCGCAAGCCGCCAATGACGGCATGCTCGCCGCGCAATTCGACGTCTTCGGCGGCGCCTCGAAGGAGCGCTCATGA